One Oncorhynchus keta strain PuntledgeMale-10-30-2019 chromosome 34, Oket_V2, whole genome shotgun sequence genomic window, GGCTGGATCTTAAGTAACCGATTAATACGTTTTAGAGAAAATAATTTAAATCAACCCCTTATTTACCCAAAGGTCTGAGTTAAATGTGTATGTCACTTTAAGATTAGGACTCATGTCCAACGCTTGTGTTGGGCTGCCACCTGGTGCCTGAAATGTAAGACTGCAGTTAATCGGTATCTAGTCTCCTCATTGATGATGATAGGAGGCGAGTTGATATGCTTAATTGTGATCTCTAAAATATTTACTTTACTGCTGTGCTAGGACACTTATTTCTATGGAGGGGCACAGGGAATTCTAACCATTATATTCACTAGTAGTTCTTAAAACAAGTAAATAATTGACATAGTGCTCACAGTTCTAATTTAAAGCTCACCCACCATTTGAGTGAGGTTCCCTCGAAATCAAACCACATCTCCTCTATGTCCTCAGCCTTCATGACCTTCAGGAAGTGCTTTTTCACCTTGTCTGTGACCAGAGTCAAGTAGCTCATCCTTGGCAGGAGTAGCTaaggagagaacagcagagaggtGAGAAGTGAGGGGCTCAATCTAGGTTCCCGCAAGAGTCCATGGCTCAAGCCGGCTCAGTAGTCATGTGTGTGACCTGAATTAGCTAGATCTATGTCACAAATGCCATGTCCATTGCACATGAGGTTGGtcacaccttaattggggagaacaggctCATGGAATGGCTGCagaggaatggtatcaaatacatggtttccaaGTGTTTGAAGCCATTCTATTGGCTCCGttacagacattattatgagccatcctcccctcagcagcctccactggcatTGTCCGGCAAAGCCACATCAGTTTTTAAAAATTGTATATATAGTACTAGTCTGCATGTCACACTTACATAGAAAGGttcggcctctctctctgtgatctcATCCTGGTAAAGTGTGAAGCAGGTCGGAATCCGACCAAACCAAACATCTCGCAGCACGTCCTTGTCATCTGCCATCCTCCCGTCGCTCCCAGTGGCACATAAAGGAAGTATTCTCTAGCTACAAACTACCTGTCATCAACAGATTAAAGGGTCAGTCTTGGATTGGTACATTCATTTTGGGACTTTTAAATGAATGTTacatacccattgattcttgaagagtTTAATTGATCAATTCCTCATGAGTTTAATTGTTAACTGTCCTACCACACCGGAACACAAAATATGAGCTTGTTTTACTTGGTTGTTTGTAAACCAACCCTGCATAACCTCACAACATGGCTAAAACTATAATTATCTGTCTATGAGTGGCCGTTGTTGTTTGAACTCCAGATTTTGCACCAATGACAGTCAGTCTCATGAGAGAGTACACCAGAATGGTAACATTCGAAAGCTCTCTACAGAACGTGTCAATCAAGCGCTCTTTTGAACCAGTCAATCACAGCTCTGCAAAGATCTTACCAGTTTGTGAACACAACTTCAACTAGCCAGCGTTAGGCTAGTGGAGAAATACAAAGTGCTAGTTAGCTAGATACTGTAACTAACTAGCCACGACTTCACTGGTGGTGAGGATAAGATAATAAGATTACATTTAACATAGTTAATTAAGCAATGGTGTATTAGTTACTTTGCAACGATTTACATGTAAATGATTATGTATTgacttgctagctagccaactagctagATAGCTGCGTACGCTACCTAGTCTCACTGGCACCGGCAGGAATAGTAGCGAGGCTGTGGGCACATTTGAAAGTTCCCCTAAACAAGTGGTAGGACAAGGAGCAGATCATTACTAAAAGTTGAGACAAATTATGAACAACATCTTACTTTTCTAGAGCGTTTGTAACCAGCTGCGATTAAGGAAAATGGCCGTGGTGGTGTTGTCATTCGTCTATCAAGGAAAAAAAGCAAGGAAATCCCCTTTCCCCGACGAGGTGTAACCTGCAGTATAGAGTGGCATCCAGCGTTCATTGTAGTGTATTACAATAATCATGTCGAGATGGTTGTATTCAGTGCAAAGATTACCTATAAAGTTGTTGGTTAGTGACGACAATTTTGATTCGCCTAGCAATCGATAAGTAATTGTGTAGTTATTGGTAGTTTCATTTACAGCTTGCAAACCACTGACATTTtctttaaggacaacaaatatGGCGCCTTTCACGATCCGTAGACTGTTTTGCTATGACGCAATAATTGTGAGTCGTCCCCTGTTGGACGTCATTACAACGATCCGTATCCATTTGTTGTGCTCCCTGAATCAAGAATGGATAGGAAATGTGAAGTTGATAACCTCGAAACGCGTCTTGAGACGCTGGAAAGTCGTATATACGGCGAAAAAAGGAACAAGGGAGGGAAACCCGTGAAGGTTTGACAATATTTTATATTAAAAATGCAGAATAGTGATTCAATTGGCTGCTAGCTTTGGCTAGCTAGCGAACGCCCTTTTTGCACACCTACTGTCTTTATACAATCAATGCTTAGACATCAATATTATGGGAATTGTGTGAAGAACAGCTATGCCAGGGCATTCCGACTAAGTTAGCTACAATCCAATATTTTAATGTCGAGCGAGTAATCGCTAACTAGATAGCTACATAACTCAATGCCAGCACGGCAATAACACGGTTTATTTTCAAGTTTTGCTTTTTACTTTATCATCTAATGCACTCTGTTCCTTAGTGCGCGGATTCCCTCTCCAGAATTCAGGCCGCCCTTACAAACACTGCAAATAAGAGGGAACGAGTGAAGATTCTACACAAAAAGAGTGAGTGACATCTTAGACAACACAACTGTGTGACTTGGATGGGACACATTATTATCAGGACAATCACAAAGGAAGGTCAATTGTGATTATATTTCCCACATAGTAACTAGTATATATTCTACAACCTTTTGTTCTCTGTACAGTTGAGGACCTGCTGAAGTATCTGAATCCTCAGTTCACTGACCACATCACTGTTCCTGATGCCATGAAGCTGGAATTCATCCTTGCTGGTAAGAGTTTTTCATTTAAAATGTGAGTAAATGTTGCCAAATTTGGTCCTGCATCATGGTGGTTGAGTAGGCCTCCGGCGTATGGATATGTGCCTCCAGTCTCAAATTCATGCACTTGTTTCTCCCCACAGAGGAAGACTTCCTCCTTTCCCAGGCCACCCTTCTGGAGCAGGTCAGCAACCTCCAGCCACTATTGGACAGCAACTACATCAGAGGTCTGTGCGAGGGAATTTAAGTACCATTACAATATGGTCTGTGTGAAGTGATGATAGATTAAATAGTGTTTGTTAAGTTGAATTGCAACTCATTGTAAAGTTCTTATTCACAGATGTGCCAGAGCATGCCACCAAGCTACAGCGTTTGTCTCAGATTCACATCAAAGAGCAGGTAtgacccccctcccctcttttcttgATTTTGTCTTCCTCACAAGACACTGTAATTCACAAAAGTCAATCTAGCGTATCTTAGTGACACCATTCTTATCATTTTCCCAAAGGACCAAACTGAGGCCCAGTCCCTAGAGGTGAAGAAGCTGTTTGAGGAGTATAACAAAATGGTACCTTTCCTTCATTATAATAGCAAATAATGGAATTATTGAAATGAATAAATAACACTGATCAAGCCAGAGGAAAATATATCTGAGGTTAGCTCGTGAAACTGTCGAGTACATTGGCTGTCTTGTCTCCTGACCTACTCGGTCAGATGAATAAGCGTGAGTGGTAGCTAAAAGTAATTACCTAGATTGTGTTTTCTGTCAAGTCATGTTGAACTCTGAGAAATGTAGAGTCTGTGCTAATGGAATGAACTGCCCAGCCCACCAAATTCTTTGAACCTTGACCTCTTTGGCAGATGTTCCTGCTGTCCAAGCAGTTCACCCAGTGGGATGAGAGCCTGCGGAAAGTGGAGGAGGCAAAGGGAATCCGTCAAGTGGAGTAGCGATTATGTCCAGTGATGACCGTTATGACAACGTCACAGCATGATGTCATCTGTGTCAAGTGTCCTAAATGCACATTAATGTAACTTGCTGGatattattgttatttatttacagCTACATCTAGAGACATTTGCATAGCATATATATATCCTCTTAGTACATTTATTCAACATAGAATGTACCCATGCATTCCAACTCTGCAACACTGCTCCAGGCAGTCACAAGACTGCTTTCTTTCTGGGTCGCTTGACAGTAGAACATAGAGAAGAATTTGCACACTAACTTAATTCTGCTGGTTTTATATCAGACATGACTGCAAATGTAAAGTAATTGCAATAAAACCCATACTGTTCAACCTATTTGGTTTATTTACTATTTGGTTTATTTCTGTTTGCAATACTTTGTTCAATATATTGTTATAAAACTAATGTCTGAAACTTAAACTGTGCCAGAGAGTATTTTTCTGATGTTTGCATTTAATTACAGGTATTTCATAAACCATATCTAGGACTACGAAGAGAAGATGTTTTACAATCGGAGATGCAATTGATCCATTGTAAAAACTTATTTTTAGTCAAggcaggtttccatccaatttgcgACAGATTTTAATGCGAGACTTCTAAAAATCTGCATAAAATAGTATACGCATTTTCCtaccagagatgtgtttccatGAAAATGATTTATTGCGGATAAAAGCCTATGTGTAATGAAGTAGTGGACATAAAAATAACGTTTATTGTCAAATGTCCATGTACCGAATGAAAAATACAAGTTCACTGGGTTTCCATTTTCAATTCTATTGATGGTTTTGTCAAACTGTTGTGTTACATAGCAAATGTGCCCACTTTTGCCAACTGCTCAACAGCTGCGTGTAGGCTACCTACGTTATGAGATTACgttatgagattattatggataacaGCCACATCGACCattatgtcaccagaataagaccctcgatatgtTTTGGAAAGGATCATCACGTGCATCACGCGCAGCTCTTCACGTGCAGTCATCACCCTGTTAAATTCATAATTCATAATTTATTTTATCTGTATCCTCAAACTGCATGGTTTCTCGAGTCGTAGTGGGACCACGCAACATATCATCGCGTGACTCAAAGTTTACTTCGAAATTATTGTTAGTATATCAATATTTGCTCATAAAGAGATCTCCACCGCAATTGCTCACATAATTGATTTTATCAACGCAAATAGAGCCCACTATTTCGAACGGACAAAGTTGTCTTTCGGCATTTATTCAATTGTACCGGCATATCCTAATTTCATCAGCCCGTTCGTGATATTTTTCATGAGGCAGTTAATTTATCCACATGACAttgttggatggaaacctagttatatATATGGCTAGTATGTAAACAATTTTCAAATTGTGGGACAGAATCAACAAACATTTTGACTTCCCCTTGCCACTATTCAAGTCACGAGCTTGCTATCGTTATAGGGAGAATATTTTTCGCACACAACTCGCGTCCTCTATCTTCGCCTTCTCAAACCCAATTGGACGAGGAAAAAAAGAGGTCCTTCCAATGGGTTTGAAGAAGGCGAAGAGAGGAGACGATTGAGATTCTCCCGCTGTCGAGCACGCGCTCGGTAATGTGGATAATTTGACAGCAGATGGGGAAATTCTCATTGTAATTGATTAGTCCTTCTTGTCTAAAACTTGCACCATTGGTTATGTAGGTAAATCTTTTTCTGCAGAAAATATCTGAAATGCAGACAAAAACATTGCGAAATACAGGCAGACACCCTATCTTATTATTGGGCTATAGTAATGACTACTGTAATTAATTGTAATGAGTAATGTACTCTTATTAAATTTACGTATGCGCAAACATCTGTTTTGTTGGGGCTCGTTTCCATGGACGTGGTTCATACTAATTAGAAACCAATAATACGGAAACTGAAAATGTGTATCAATTTCTTCATTGTAGCATTTTACTCTATGCGTTACCAGCACAATTACAACAAATATTTGGGTTCGTTTGGTGAAATACCCCTGGATGATTAAAAGATGTTGGTATAAATACACATCAACCCCCCGCTTTCACCCGAGTGGTAGCGGTAGGAGGgcacgtacgtacgtacgtagtCATTTACAGTCTCAGCCGCCAACCGACTCGAGGGAGGGACCATGTTGACATAAGAAAGGAGTAGAATCGTCTGTTTGGAGCGGCACAACCATGGACAAGACTGCCGTGGTAAAAGTCGGTGCCGCGGCCAGTGCCAGTGTATGTGCCCTGTTCGGAGGTGTGGTTCTCGCCCAGTACATGTTCGCCAAGAAGAAGAGAGCGGGAAAGAAAACTAAGATCATCGAGATGGTGAGTGGACTCGCGCGTGCTGTTCATGCGCATTGCGCAGTCGCGGATGTTCCTAAAGATAGCAAGGGTGGTTTAGAGGTCATTATTTGCTAGGTCGCTATCATGGTGTCACGAAAAGCTGTCAAATCGTGACATGACTAATCTGACGCTGTTTGTTAGCTAGTCCTATTGTAATAATATTTTTGTTCAAATAATGTAGGCACAGTGGTTTGTTTCCGAGTTACGCAAAGCACCTTCTGCTCTAACCTCGAGCCCCCTGTCCAAAATGACAAGTATTTTATTTCAATTTCAACTATTTCAATTTTAGGCATGTAGCCTACCATCTGTTAGTCACTTCGATTCCCGAGAGTGGAAGACTCGTCTCAAACAAGTAACGTTCGGCTCACTTTTGGCGAACAGTCCCATCACATGTCAGACTGTTGAATTAATTTAATTATTTGAACGTACTTTACTTGttaacagatttttttttttatagaagATAATCTAAGACAAAATATCCAGAGTAGTGTCATTAACCTGACTCAGTACGCTGGTCTGTATGTCGGTTTGTCTTTTCAATGCTGAAACAATTCGCACAGGACAATTCGCACAGGAGTTTAACCTAAGCACAGATCGAACATTGTACCACGCAATTAACTGGCAAATTCCACAAGCACTTTCAGCTATTTGCGAAGGAACGGTCTTTGATCGACAAAAGTTATGTTACATTCTGCTATTTATATATTGTGCATCACGTTAAATGCATCAGTAGATGGAAAGTACAAGCAACAGAACCAACAGGCGCTGCAAAAAGTTAGGTTTAACCACAGGAAAGTGTAGTTTACCCATTTACACTTCCTACTGCCAAAAAGGACCAACACCAAGGACAACCAGTAAAGTAATTTTTAAAAGATGACCTATGCAGAATTCGTTCAGCCATTTTCTGCTtactaaaattctaatagtttgcctaaattcagtttgtgacaaagcaagtatagtgtagagaaagAATCGTGGTACCATCTATGCATCTACCATGCTGTGAAatctattttccataaccaaaaatatagtatttgaagctggtgtacaaaccTGAAAGGGAAAAAGAAGCAAAAATTAAACTCAAGAACAAAAAGCGTAGAAATAGCACACAGAACatatctactgcttcttagacttgctttcaatgagaatgactgACAGATTTCtaacacatttctatgtgaatttgatcGTGTTGCCcagaaagttacatattgcagctttaaatatCATTGCATTCAACATTCTGGTTCTAGCGTCTTCTTTCAGATGTTTAGACAACCTACCATCAAACGGTACAACTGAGGATTTGTTAGCATGTTGGGCCTCAGTCACTAAATCTAACCTAGGCTATCTGGATCAGATGACAAATGTATCTCAATGAATGGCAGGGCATGGAGTGAACCTGGGTCGCTACCATGAAAGGCAAACACCCTATGCGTCTCACCAATCAGATTAACCTACTTGGTGGGTATTGTAATGTGGCCATATAGCGAGGATCGCTACACTGCCCCCCTTAAAACAGGAAGGCATGTCCCCATGCTTTGACTTCTCGGCCCCCTCACACATCGGGGCAGCGCGTTACGATGGCCTCACGGCTGCCTTCCTACTTCTGATACCAATGTAGCGAACTGCGGGGCAGGGAAGTGAACCAGGGTGAAAGGCAGCACACCAATAGGGTTAACCCACTTGGTGTGAATTGTAAAGTGGCTCATATAGCGAGAATTGCTACAGTATCttttttgttcatttatttttAGACACAGTACAACAATAGTTTGCATTATTACATCAATCACAGGGCCAATTGTGTCAGTGGAATGTTGCAGATATTTGATATATTTGATATAGTTGAAGGCCTGTCTTTCACTATCTGTCCCTCACAGGCAGCCAGACGCTTGCGTTGTCTGATACATCACTAACCGGTGCACAAGACAATATAGCATTGTTTTATAGACGGCAGAAAGGGTGACCTCCATATACCTATATTTAAAGGATTTTACCCATGTACGCATGGCTAAATGGTTAGGAACTGTCCAGATCAAAACGATACCAAGCGTACCCATGTAAAGAATGTGCGAAATATGTACTGAATGTCACTAGAAAGACGTCCAAGGATAACTGGACCAGAATATGCATTATGCATAGCCACTGAGTATACAAaccattaagaacacctgctctttctgtgacaGACTGAGTAGGTGATgttatgattccttattgatggcattttattaaatccacttcagtgtagattaaggggaggagactggttaaataaggatttttaagccttgagacatggattgacCACAAGATTTAGGTtcctttgaacgaggtatggtagtaggtgccaggtgtaccggtttgtgtcaaactgcaatgctgctgggatTTTCATGCTAaatagtttcctgtgtgtatcaagaatggtccaccacccaaaggacatccaggcaATTTGacccaactgtgggaagcattggagtcaatatgggtcagcatccatgtggaacacTTTTTTGACACCTttatagagtccatgccctgacaaattgggGCAAAAGgggctgcaactcaatattaggatatTGTTCCCAATGTTTAGTATACTTGGTGTATGTCAATATTCTAATCCTGAAGATACCTTTTGGTATTCTGTTTCACAGAACCTAGATAGTAGGCCTAGGGGTGGGCATGACATCTGGTGTGTTGACCCATTCACACTGAACTTCTTCCAGGAATGACCCGATGTCTGCTCTATTCCCTGCTTTCTGACTGGGGCTCTAGTTAGGCAACCTTTGCTCTCTgcttttaaataaaaaaaaattacaatGTCCCCAGAATGGGAAGGACATCTGCTTTTGATGGTGGCTCAACTGTTGTAAGAACACACATCCACTCCACAGTATCCAGTTGTAGCAGGTGTGCTCATGTAGCCTGATGTCCCAGCCCACCGTGGTGTCCTGTTGGTCAATGATGCACAtctactaaactcagcaaaaaaaaaaaaaaaaagaaacgtcctctcactgtcaactgcgttgaTTTTCAGCAaccttaacatgtgtaaatatttgtatgatcaTAACAAGAttaaacaactgagacaaactgaacaagttccacagacatgtgactaacagatgtaataatgtgtccctgaacaaaggggagggtcaaaatcaaacgtaacagtcggtatctggtgtggccaccagctgcattaaatactgcagtgTGCATCctactcatggactgcaccagatttgccagttcttgctgtgaacttgcaggtgccaccaaggaacctgcaagttcccggacatttctggggaggaatggccttagccctcaccctccaatccaacaggtcccagatgtgctcaatgggattgagatccgggctattcgctggccatggcaaacatccagtgaaagtgcagagagccacatcaaattacagaaatactcataataaacattgataaaagatacaagtgttatgcatggaattgtAGATGAACTTCTCATTAATGCAAAcgatgtgtcagatttcaaaatggcTTTACGGGGGAAAGCACACCTTgagattatgttaggtcagcacctagccacagaaaaacatccagccattttccaaagaaggagaggtcagaaatagcgttataaatattcacgtACCTTTGATCttgatcggaatgcactcccaggaatcccagtttcacaataaatgtttgttttgtttggtgaagtccatttatgtccaaacacctcctttttgtttgtgcTTTTAGCCCCGCAATTCATAATGCGCAATCACTTGTTCAGACAATGTCAAAAGTTCTATTACAGttcttagaaacatgtcaaacaatgtatagaatcaatctttaggatgtttctatcctctctgggatatgtgggacgctagcgtcccacctggccaaaagccagagaaaatgcagagtgccaaattcaaataaattactataaaatcaaactttcatga contains:
- the LOC118367521 gene encoding dynactin subunit 3-like, whose translation is MDRKCEVDNLETRLETLESRIYGEKRNKGGKPVKCADSLSRIQAALTNTANKRERVKILHKKIEDLLKYLNPQFTDHITVPDAMKLEFILAEEDFLLSQATLLEQVSNLQPLLDSNYIRDVPEHATKLQRLSQIHIKEQDQTEAQSLEVKKLFEEYNKMMFLLSKQFTQWDESLRKVEEAKGIRQVE